One genomic segment of Amycolatopsis sp. Hca4 includes these proteins:
- a CDS encoding aldo/keto reductase, translating to MKKVELGRTGQYVSQVSLGCMLMGTSTDEPTSARILDAYLDAGGDFLDTANCYAWWVGEQFSGGESETQLGKLLRGRRDRVFLATKVSAGITDLPAARAARRPDGTTDWDAVGRAFEGAGAAVIEREAEASLRRLGTDHIDLYYVHVDDRRTPLEETLSALDALVRAGKVRYIGWSNVRTWRLERIRSLAAANGWASPVAVQVQHSYLRPTGADVSSIAGAELLDWLDEHPDVSLAAYSSLLRGIYDDAAYRESTPIWRSYAGPDSETRLAAVSKVASSLGATGNQVALAWLLRKGVIPLIGPRTWAHYESIAPAFTLELPDELLSVLDNA from the coding sequence ATGAAGAAGGTGGAACTGGGCCGGACCGGCCAGTACGTGAGCCAGGTGTCGCTGGGCTGCATGCTGATGGGGACGTCGACGGACGAGCCGACGTCCGCCCGCATCCTGGACGCCTACCTCGACGCCGGCGGCGACTTCCTGGACACGGCGAACTGCTACGCCTGGTGGGTGGGCGAGCAGTTCTCGGGCGGGGAAAGCGAAACCCAGCTGGGCAAGCTGTTGCGGGGCCGGCGCGACCGCGTCTTCCTCGCGACGAAGGTGTCGGCGGGCATCACGGACCTCCCGGCGGCCCGCGCCGCCCGGCGGCCGGACGGCACGACGGACTGGGACGCGGTGGGGCGCGCGTTCGAGGGCGCCGGCGCGGCGGTGATCGAGCGCGAGGCCGAGGCGAGCCTGCGCCGCCTGGGCACCGACCACATCGATCTCTACTACGTCCACGTCGACGACCGGCGCACCCCGCTCGAGGAGACACTGTCCGCTTTGGACGCTTTGGTCCGTGCGGGCAAGGTGCGGTACATCGGCTGGAGCAACGTCCGGACCTGGCGCCTGGAGCGCATCCGGTCGCTGGCGGCGGCCAACGGCTGGGCGTCCCCGGTGGCGGTCCAGGTCCAGCACTCGTACCTGCGCCCCACCGGCGCCGACGTGTCCTCGATCGCGGGTGCGGAGCTGCTGGACTGGCTCGACGAGCACCCGGACGTCTCCCTGGCGGCGTATTCCTCGCTGCTGCGCGGAATCTACGACGACGCCGCCTACCGGGAGTCGACGCCGATCTGGCGGTCGTACGCGGGCCCCGACAGCGAGACGCGCTTGGCCGCGGTGTCCAAAGTGGCCTCTTCGCTGGGCGCGACCGGCAACCAGGTGGCGCTGGCGTGGCTGCTGCGCAAGGGTGTCATCCCGCTGATCGGCCCGCGGACGTGGGCGCACTACGAGTCGATCGCTCCGGCCTTCACCTTGGAGCTGCCGGACGAGCTGCTTTCGGTGCTGGACAACGCGTAG